The proteins below come from a single Roseiflexus sp. RS-1 genomic window:
- a CDS encoding tetratricopeptide repeat protein, whose amino-acid sequence MSGVQPIRIVRAVFVLTLLIAAAHLAFQPDPHDALRQADALFAAGRYYEAFHAYHALATHTPDFAPARLRLAMTLVVRGEGSAASREFGWALKLGLNDAAMMLARLYQGRMAADMGYADEAARMWAQIPPSSALYGLRLALEAEERLRRDDYAGAEAGYRAALAAGLPESWRRSAYARIAALRAGYDPTSAWEDLRRATAASRDPLPAEQPLAAPLRPSPRPDAAQIAAILASDEAIRPQLLGQVYLDAGWTALAETQFDVARKRGALAQPAEAYIAYAHLLNGDYAVAMTRLRDLVATAPDDPRPHIVLALAYLAAQDASAAFAEIREARRLAPDDPDVLLALGEWHAAQRDYVAAAAAYAEALRLAPPERRGAYALTQAQYHLKTSLQVCEHGLPAAAEAVAWLPGNAQAWSALAQARLVCGDATGSRDAAAQASRLDPASPEAAYHYGRALAALGDRTAARDALIRAADLAPASEWRVRAEAQMAVWGLP is encoded by the coding sequence ATGAGTGGTGTTCAACCCATCCGGATCGTGCGAGCGGTGTTTGTGCTGACGCTGCTGATCGCTGCGGCGCATCTGGCGTTTCAACCCGATCCGCACGATGCATTGCGCCAGGCGGATGCGCTCTTCGCTGCGGGGCGGTATTACGAGGCGTTTCACGCATACCATGCGCTGGCGACGCATACGCCGGATTTTGCCCCGGCGCGCCTGCGTCTGGCGATGACGCTGGTGGTGCGCGGCGAGGGTTCGGCGGCGAGCCGCGAGTTCGGTTGGGCGCTGAAGTTGGGGTTGAACGATGCCGCGATGATGCTGGCGCGTCTCTATCAGGGGCGCATGGCGGCAGATATGGGGTATGCCGATGAGGCGGCGCGCATGTGGGCGCAGATTCCGCCGTCGTCGGCGCTGTATGGGTTACGCCTGGCGCTGGAAGCGGAAGAACGGTTGCGCCGAGATGACTACGCTGGCGCGGAAGCCGGGTATCGCGCTGCGCTCGCTGCTGGTTTGCCCGAATCGTGGCGCCGGTCGGCATATGCCCGGATTGCCGCTCTGCGCGCGGGGTATGACCCGACCAGCGCCTGGGAGGACCTGCGTCGGGCAACCGCCGCGTCGCGCGATCCGCTTCCGGCTGAACAGCCCCTCGCTGCGCCGCTGCGTCCGTCGCCGCGCCCCGATGCCGCACAGATCGCCGCGATTCTGGCGTCCGATGAAGCAATTCGACCGCAACTACTGGGACAGGTCTACCTGGATGCTGGATGGACGGCGCTGGCAGAGACGCAGTTCGATGTTGCACGTAAACGAGGAGCGCTGGCGCAACCGGCAGAAGCATATATCGCATATGCACATTTGTTGAATGGCGACTATGCGGTTGCGATGACGCGCCTGCGCGATCTTGTCGCAACTGCGCCGGACGATCCCCGTCCACATATTGTGCTGGCGCTGGCGTACCTTGCGGCACAGGATGCGTCCGCAGCGTTCGCTGAAATCCGGGAAGCGCGCCGCCTTGCGCCGGACGATCCCGACGTGCTGCTGGCGCTGGGAGAATGGCATGCCGCTCAGCGCGACTATGTGGCGGCGGCGGCGGCATACGCTGAAGCGCTGCGGCTGGCGCCGCCGGAAAGACGTGGCGCGTATGCGCTGACACAGGCACAGTATCATCTGAAAACATCGTTGCAGGTGTGTGAGCATGGGTTGCCGGCGGCTGCCGAAGCCGTCGCCTGGCTGCCGGGAAACGCACAGGCGTGGTCGGCGCTGGCGCAGGCGCGCCTGGTGTGCGGTGATGCAACTGGTTCACGCGATGCAGCCGCGCAGGCGTCCCGCCTCGATCCTGCCAGTCCCGAAGCGGCGTATCACTATGGGCGGGCGCTGGCGGCGCTGGGAGACCGGACGGCGGCGCGTGATGCGTTGATCCGCGCCGCCGATCTCGCGCCTGCGTCGGAATGGCGCGTGCGCGCCGAGGCGCAAATGGCGGTGTGGGGATTGCCGTGA
- the clpB gene encoding ATP-dependent chaperone ClpB, which translates to MTFNTNRLTQKSEEALLAAQSTAERNGNSQVEPEHLLLALLEQTDGVVPQVLARLNVAVGVLVQQVRAEINKFPRISGAGVQLQYSPRMRNVVVRAADEMPQFGDEYISTEHLLLSILQHAGGGAERILRQAGITRDKLLQALREVRGSQRVTSPTPEGTYAALEQYGRDLTELARRGKLDPVIGRDEEIRRVIQILSRRTKNNPVLIGEPGVGKTAIVEGLAQRIVREDVPEALKNKRIIALDMGALIAGAKYRGEFEERLKAVLKEIQERDDIILFVDELHTVVGAGAAEGAMDASNMLKPMLARGELHMVGATTLDEYRKHIEKDAALERRFQPVMVDPPSVEDTISILRGLKERYETHHGVRITDAAIVAAAVLSDRYISDRFLPDKAIDLIDEAAARLRMEITSDPQELDDLKRRIMQLEIEREALKKEKDKASKERLEKLEQELANLQEQRRAVEAQLQREREQLARVQQLKEQIDQTRIEIERAQRVYDYNKAAELQYGRLNTLERQLAEIEEHMRASGSAMLRQEVTEQDIAEIVSKWTGIPVSRLLEGEIEKLVHMEERLHRRVVGQDEAVSAVANAVRRARAGLQDPNRPLGSFLFLGPTGVGKTELARALAEFLFDDEQAMIRIDMSEYMEKHTVARLIGAPPGYVGYEEGGQLTEAVRRKPYSVVLFDEVEKAHHDVFNILLQILDDGRLTDGHGRVVNFKNTVIIMTSNIASPTIQELAQRGASQEIIRASVMEELRAQLRPEFLNRIDEIIVFRPLSRDQIGKIVDIQLNRLRKLLADRKITLDLSPAAREKLVAEGYDPVFGARPLKRVIQQRIQNPLALRLLQGEFRDGDTILIDVASDGSFTFERVVVGEVVTP; encoded by the coding sequence ATGACCTTTAATACGAATCGACTGACTCAAAAATCCGAAGAGGCATTACTGGCAGCACAAAGCACTGCGGAGCGCAACGGCAACAGCCAGGTCGAACCGGAGCACCTGTTGCTGGCGCTGCTCGAACAAACCGACGGCGTTGTTCCACAGGTTCTGGCGCGCCTCAACGTAGCCGTTGGCGTGCTGGTGCAGCAGGTCCGCGCAGAGATCAACAAATTCCCGCGCATCAGCGGCGCAGGCGTGCAACTCCAGTATTCGCCGCGTATGCGCAATGTCGTGGTGCGCGCCGCTGACGAAATGCCGCAGTTCGGCGATGAATACATCAGCACCGAGCATCTGCTGCTCTCGATCCTGCAACATGCCGGCGGCGGCGCCGAGCGCATCCTGCGCCAGGCGGGCATTACCCGCGACAAACTGCTCCAGGCGCTGCGCGAAGTGCGCGGCAGCCAGCGGGTCACCAGTCCAACGCCGGAAGGAACCTACGCCGCGCTGGAACAGTACGGACGTGATCTGACCGAACTGGCGCGACGCGGCAAACTTGACCCGGTGATCGGGCGTGATGAGGAGATCCGCCGTGTGATCCAGATTCTCAGCCGCCGTACCAAGAACAACCCGGTGCTGATTGGCGAACCGGGGGTTGGGAAAACGGCAATCGTCGAAGGGCTGGCGCAACGCATTGTGCGCGAAGATGTGCCTGAAGCGCTGAAAAACAAACGGATCATTGCGCTCGACATGGGGGCGTTGATCGCCGGTGCGAAATATCGCGGCGAGTTCGAAGAGCGACTCAAGGCGGTTCTGAAGGAAATCCAGGAACGCGACGACATTATCCTGTTTGTTGACGAGTTGCATACCGTTGTTGGCGCAGGAGCGGCCGAAGGCGCCATGGATGCCAGCAACATGCTCAAACCGATGCTGGCGCGCGGCGAGTTGCACATGGTCGGCGCCACCACGCTCGATGAGTATCGCAAGCATATCGAAAAGGATGCGGCGCTCGAACGACGCTTCCAGCCGGTGATGGTCGATCCGCCCTCGGTCGAGGATACCATCTCGATCCTGCGCGGTCTCAAGGAACGCTATGAGACCCATCACGGTGTGCGCATCACCGATGCTGCCATCGTGGCGGCCGCCGTCCTGTCGGATCGCTATATCTCCGACCGCTTCCTGCCAGACAAGGCAATCGACCTGATCGACGAAGCCGCAGCGCGTCTGCGGATGGAGATCACCAGCGATCCGCAGGAGCTCGACGACCTGAAACGGCGCATCATGCAACTCGAAATCGAGCGTGAAGCGCTAAAGAAAGAGAAGGACAAAGCCAGCAAAGAGCGGTTGGAAAAACTCGAACAGGAGCTCGCCAACCTGCAAGAGCAGCGGCGCGCCGTCGAAGCCCAGCTGCAACGCGAACGCGAGCAACTGGCGCGGGTGCAGCAACTGAAGGAGCAGATCGACCAGACCCGCATCGAGATCGAACGCGCACAGCGCGTCTACGACTATAACAAAGCGGCGGAGTTGCAGTACGGTCGGCTCAACACGCTGGAGCGCCAGCTGGCGGAGATCGAAGAACACATGCGCGCTTCCGGCAGCGCGATGCTGCGGCAGGAAGTGACCGAACAGGACATTGCCGAGATTGTCTCGAAGTGGACTGGCATACCAGTATCCCGGCTACTCGAAGGCGAGATCGAAAAACTGGTGCATATGGAGGAGCGCCTGCACCGGCGCGTCGTCGGGCAGGACGAAGCGGTATCGGCAGTGGCGAACGCGGTGCGGCGCGCGCGCGCCGGGCTGCAAGACCCGAACCGACCGCTTGGATCGTTCCTGTTCCTGGGTCCGACCGGCGTCGGCAAAACGGAACTGGCGCGCGCGCTGGCGGAGTTTCTCTTCGACGACGAGCAGGCGATGATCCGGATCGATATGTCGGAATACATGGAGAAGCACACAGTTGCCCGGCTGATCGGCGCGCCTCCGGGGTATGTCGGCTACGAAGAGGGCGGTCAGTTGACCGAAGCAGTGCGCCGCAAGCCATACTCGGTCGTGCTTTTCGATGAGGTCGAAAAGGCGCATCACGACGTGTTCAACATCCTGCTCCAGATCCTGGACGATGGGCGGTTGACCGACGGACATGGGCGCGTGGTGAACTTCAAGAACACGGTCATCATCATGACCAGCAACATCGCCAGCCCGACGATCCAGGAACTGGCGCAGCGCGGCGCATCGCAGGAGATCATCCGCGCCAGTGTGATGGAGGAACTGCGCGCTCAATTGCGACCAGAGTTCCTCAACCGGATCGACGAGATCATCGTCTTCCGTCCGCTGTCGCGTGATCAGATCGGGAAGATCGTCGATATCCAGCTCAACCGGCTGCGCAAACTGCTGGCGGATCGCAAGATCACGCTCGACCTCAGCCCGGCTGCGCGGGAGAAACTGGTCGCCGAAGGGTACGACCCGGTGTTCGGCGCACGACCGTTGAAGCGGGTGATCCAGCAGCGCATCCAGAACCCGCTGGCGCTGCGCCTGCTCCAGGGTGAGTTCCGTGACGGCGATACCATTCTGATCGACGTCGCGTCCGACGGATCCTTCACGTTCGAGCGTGTGGTGGTTGGCGAGGTCGTCACACCCTGA